A DNA window from Mya arenaria isolate MELC-2E11 chromosome 17, ASM2691426v1 contains the following coding sequences:
- the LOC128224015 gene encoding actin-binding Rho-activating protein-like, with product MASNMRKIHSSLPLDNFIRESIDEDDNQEALEDWEQENDDVDDVITLRAPSPETKKHEKRSSSVPPKVRNGMVDKDGMSKSKSFWQKKIDVYEVDKLINPFSDFWGQDRSQYLNVLENAKAVWKGADKRTKLTKADDKYGHVVEGTLTEYRGKKAKNFIAGNIIECCETIRSLAGQQQPDGTYQIAFGLLFKAYERINDKLVGLLVRARRHNLLEFPGEMLYQGQDDRVLITLYKVPTLDELELKYMEFSKPTEQKNPEHSAQ from the coding sequence ATGGCGTCGAATATGCGAAAAATCCATTCATCTTTGCCTTTAGATAACTTTATACGAGAATCAATTGACGAGGATGACAATCAAGAAGCATTAGAAGACTGGGAACAGGAAAATGACGACGTTGATGACGTCATCACTTTAAGGGCGCCTTCACCGGAAACTAAAAAACACGAAAAGCGCTCGAGTTCTGTCCCACCAAAAGTCAGAAATGGAATGGTGGACAAAGATGGCATGTCTAAATCTAAAAGTTTTTGGCAAAAGAAAATCGATGTTTACGAAGTCGATAAGTTGATTAATCCATTTAGTGACTTCTGGGGTCAAGACCGCTCGCAATATCTGAACGTTTTGGAAAACGCTAAGGCTGTGTGGAAAGGCGCCGATAAACGCACGAAATTGACAAAAGCAGACGACAAATATGGTCACGTGGTCGAAGGGACGTTAACGGAATACCGGGGGAAGAAGGCTAAAAACTTCATCGCGGGTAATATAATTGAGTGTTGTGAAACCATACGGAGTCTTGCAGGTCAGCAACAGCCTGATGGAACGTATCAAATTGCTTTTGGACTATTGTTCAAGGCGTACGAGAGAATTAACGACAAACTTGTTGGGTTATTGGTGCGCGCGAGACGCCACAATTTGTTGGAGTTTCCTGGAGAGATGTTGTACCAGGGTCAGGATGATCGCGTCTTAATAACGCTGTACAAAGTTCCCACACTGGACGAACTGGAACTCAAATATATGGAGTTTAGTAAACCGACGGAACAGAAGAATCCTGAACATAGTGCGCAGTGA
- the LOC128223908 gene encoding calcyclin-binding protein-like, with the protein MASTSDLRLDAEELRKLLALAERKRVKDLLTIELRKVETEITAHVEREAAAANQTSGTAPKPVSTKPRLPTVDIKNYAWDQSEKFMKIYATAPGVQDVPKEQITCNFTERSFNLRCSDVKGKNYTCEVVHLMEPISPQDSLFKVKTDMVLVMLKKKETGKTWPYVTVTEKKVKDKHKTPAMDKDADPNEGLMTMMKQMYEDGDDEMKRTIAKAWTESRGKQGPGDML; encoded by the exons ATGGCGAGCACGAGTGAT tTACGCTTGGATGCAGAAGAATTACGTAAACTTCTTGCATTAGCTGAACGCAAACGTGTTAAGGACCTACTTACAATTGAGCTTCGAAAAGTGGAGACAGAAATAACAGCTCATGTTGAGCGTGAGGCAGCAGCAGCTAACCAGACTTCTGGGACAGCCCCTAAACCAGTTTCAACAAAACCACGCCTGCCTACAGTGGACATCAAGAACTATG CCTGGGACCAGTCAGAGAAGTTTATGAAGATCTATGCAACAGCCCCTGGAGTTCAAGATGTGCCTAAAGAACAAATCACTTGTAACTTCACAGAAag ATCATTTAACCTACGATGTTCAGACGTGAAGGGAAAAAACTACACATGTGAAGTTGTACATCTGATGGAACCAATATCTCCTCAGGACAGCCTCTTCAAG GTGAAAACTGACATGGTTTTAGTAATGCTGAAGAAAAAAGAGACGGGAAAAACCTGGCCGTACGTCACTGTTACAGAGAAGAAAGTGAAAGACAAGCACAAAACTCC GGCCATGGACAAAGACGCGGACCCCAATGAAGGCCTGATGACGATGATGAAACAAATGTATGAAGATGGCGATGATGAGATGAAGAGAACAATAGCAAAAGCATGGACCGAGTCGCGCGGAAAACAAGGACCAGGAGATATGCTTTGA